From one Bacteroides intestinalis DSM 17393 genomic stretch:
- a CDS encoding DUF3823 domain-containing protein → MKKLIYSLICAASALLVVSCMGVDNFDAPDCHFYGKIIDSTTGEGIVSDRGDCHIRIWEVSYKVNPGSQDLAIKEDGTFNNTKLFAGTYDMVPEGSWWPSDTIRMGIGSKTTQNFEVTPYLKLFDFKTKLEGTTLTMSCRLDAPITEGLPQVMDVCPFLSLNHFCGASNHIGYYDKPGKINVMKTWDKIPKEDDGKSIAYEVSLQVKPGYIYFVRMGAKVKDKFEKYNYTEIVKIEVPNE, encoded by the coding sequence ATGAAAAAGTTAATATATAGTTTAATATGTGCTGCTTCAGCATTGCTGGTGGTATCCTGCATGGGGGTAGATAACTTCGATGCTCCCGATTGCCATTTCTATGGGAAGATTATAGATTCCACTACCGGAGAAGGCATTGTTTCTGATCGAGGAGATTGCCATATTCGCATCTGGGAGGTGAGTTATAAAGTTAATCCCGGAAGTCAGGATCTTGCCATCAAAGAAGACGGTACGTTCAATAATACCAAACTCTTTGCCGGAACGTATGATATGGTACCGGAAGGGTCTTGGTGGCCTTCTGATACTATCCGTATGGGTATCGGTAGCAAGACTACTCAAAATTTTGAGGTGACGCCTTATTTGAAGTTGTTTGACTTCAAAACGAAACTTGAGGGAACCACACTCACCATGTCCTGCCGTTTGGATGCTCCGATTACTGAAGGGCTCCCACAAGTTATGGATGTTTGTCCGTTTCTCAGTTTGAATCATTTCTGCGGTGCTTCCAATCATATTGGTTATTACGATAAGCCCGGCAAGATTAACGTTATGAAAACTTGGGATAAGATTCCTAAAGAGGACGATGGCAAGAGTATAGCGTATGAAGTGTCTTTGCAGGTAAAGCCCGGATACATTTACTTTGTCCGTATGGGTGCCAAAGTAAAGGATAAATTTGAAAAGTACAATTATACAGAAATTGTAAAGATAGAAGTTCCCAACGAGTAG